A single window of Acidobacteriota bacterium DNA harbors:
- a CDS encoding VWA domain-containing protein, with protein sequence MDRWSPSGSGRGTPRRLAAVLLLAAMALAAVVSARQTGTTPSADPVIVFESPVDNGYTSGPTPLRIRIEPKGADIRTVSLFADGQLVCALERSPFECSWDAGRTVVEHTLRATAQLASGRRIAQSIRTKGEAYTESVDVDVIQVTAAVTDGGGRFVRGLPRDAFRVYDNNVAQTITSFQAENISLEIIVAVDVSGSMTGAMPTVKAAVKRFLSALRPTDRVTVLGFNDNVFTLARPTVDLATRLKAVDRPAPWGGTALYDVIVQAIDQLGRQPGRRALVVFTDGEDLNSRVPLEVAERHLEASDVTLYPIGQGRAPTIVALRTVLERLAKRSGGRAFFETLDKLDDVFSAIIDELSNQYLLGYVPINSARDGRWRTLRVEVPTRDVRIRTRQGYRLEAR encoded by the coding sequence ATGGACCGTTGGTCCCCATCCGGTAGCGGACGCGGGACGCCGCGTCGCCTGGCCGCCGTCCTGCTGCTTGCGGCGATGGCGCTGGCGGCCGTCGTGTCGGCGCGCCAGACAGGCACGACGCCATCAGCCGATCCGGTCATCGTCTTCGAGTCGCCGGTCGACAACGGCTACACGAGTGGACCAACGCCGCTGCGGATTCGGATCGAACCGAAAGGCGCTGACATCCGGACCGTGAGCCTGTTTGCCGACGGCCAGCTCGTGTGCGCGCTGGAGCGCTCACCGTTTGAGTGTTCGTGGGATGCCGGGCGTACGGTGGTGGAGCATACGTTGCGCGCCACGGCGCAACTGGCGAGTGGTCGGCGGATCGCGCAGAGCATTCGCACCAAGGGCGAGGCCTACACAGAGTCGGTCGACGTGGATGTCATCCAGGTGACCGCGGCGGTCACCGACGGCGGCGGGCGGTTTGTCCGCGGGCTGCCCCGCGACGCGTTCCGCGTCTACGACAACAACGTCGCCCAGACAATCACGAGTTTCCAGGCGGAAAACATCTCGCTCGAGATCATCGTGGCTGTCGACGTGAGCGGGAGCATGACCGGGGCCATGCCGACCGTGAAGGCGGCGGTCAAGCGCTTCCTGTCGGCCTTGAGGCCCACCGACCGCGTCACCGTGCTCGGGTTTAACGACAACGTCTTCACGCTGGCCAGGCCCACCGTCGACCTGGCGACTCGCCTGAAGGCCGTCGACCGTCCCGCGCCGTGGGGTGGGACAGCTCTGTATGACGTGATCGTCCAGGCGATCGATCAACTGGGGCGCCAGCCAGGGCGACGCGCGCTGGTGGTGTTCACCGACGGCGAAGACCTCAACAGCCGTGTGCCGCTCGAAGTGGCGGAACGCCACCTCGAGGCGAGCGATGTCACGCTTTATCCGATCGGCCAGGGTCGCGCGCCCACAATCGTCGCGCTGAGGACCGTACTGGAGCGTCTGGCAAAGCGGAGCGGCGGCCGCGCGTTCTTCGAAACACTCGACAAGCTCGACGATGTGTTTTCGGCGATCATCGATGAGTTGTCGAATCAATATCTGCTGGGCTATGTGCCTATCAACAGCGCCCGTGATGGCCGCTGGCGAACCCTGCGCGTGGAAGTGCCGACACGCGACGTCAGGATCAGGACCCGGCAGGGCTATCGCCTGGAGGCCAGGTGA
- the ahcY gene encoding adenosylhomocysteinase, whose translation MSVAVEKVHPYEASVKAGRPAFKVADLGLAEWGRKEIRLAEQEMPGLMAVRDRYQGRKPLAGARITGSLHMTIQTAVLIETLADLGANVRWASCNIFSTQDHAAAAVAVGRPETGGTAANPKGIPVFAWKGESLDQYWWCTREALLWPDGSGPTLIVDDGGDATLLVHKAAEYEKAGSIPAFKPNEDPEEWGVILQLIRDELSQHKGRWTTLAAGIRGVSEETTTGVHRLYQMVEAGTLLFPAINVNDSVTKSKFDNIYGCRHSLPDGLMRASDVMLGGKLAVVCGYGEVGKGCAQALRGQGARVVVTEIDPICALQAAMEGYQIATVEDVIDKADIFITATGNYSVLTAEHMSKMKDKAIVGNIGHFDNEIDMAGLKKIPGIERINIKPQYDEWRFPDGHSVMVLAEGRLLNLGCATGHPSFVMSASFSNQVLAQLELHLHNERYEKKVYMLPKHLDEEVARLHLPHLGVRLTQLTKEQADYIGVPVGGPYKPAHYRY comes from the coding sequence ATGAGCGTGGCCGTTGAAAAAGTCCATCCATACGAAGCGTCGGTAAAGGCCGGCCGGCCGGCCTTCAAGGTGGCCGATCTCGGGCTGGCCGAATGGGGCCGGAAAGAGATTCGGTTGGCTGAGCAGGAGATGCCCGGCCTGATGGCGGTGCGTGATCGCTACCAGGGGCGGAAGCCGCTGGCCGGCGCGCGCATCACCGGCAGCCTGCACATGACGATTCAAACGGCCGTGCTCATCGAGACGCTGGCAGATCTTGGCGCGAACGTGCGCTGGGCGTCGTGCAACATCTTCTCGACGCAGGACCATGCGGCGGCGGCCGTCGCCGTCGGACGTCCCGAGACCGGCGGCACGGCAGCCAACCCGAAGGGCATTCCGGTGTTCGCGTGGAAGGGCGAATCGCTCGACCAGTACTGGTGGTGCACCCGCGAGGCGCTGCTCTGGCCGGATGGCAGCGGCCCGACGCTGATTGTCGACGATGGCGGCGACGCGACGCTGCTCGTGCACAAGGCCGCGGAGTACGAGAAGGCCGGATCGATTCCGGCCTTCAAGCCAAACGAGGATCCGGAGGAGTGGGGCGTCATCCTCCAGCTCATCCGCGACGAATTGAGCCAGCACAAGGGACGCTGGACGACGCTGGCGGCCGGCATCCGCGGCGTGAGCGAGGAGACCACCACCGGCGTGCACCGGCTGTATCAGATGGTGGAGGCCGGCACATTGTTGTTCCCGGCGATCAACGTGAACGACTCGGTGACCAAGAGCAAGTTCGACAACATCTACGGGTGCCGGCATTCGTTGCCCGATGGCCTGATGCGCGCAAGCGACGTGATGCTCGGCGGCAAGCTGGCCGTGGTCTGCGGCTACGGAGAGGTGGGCAAGGGCTGCGCCCAGGCGCTGCGCGGCCAGGGCGCACGCGTCGTGGTCACCGAGATCGACCCGATCTGCGCGCTGCAGGCGGCGATGGAGGGCTACCAGATCGCGACCGTCGAGGACGTGATCGACAAGGCCGACATCTTCATCACGGCGACCGGCAACTACAGCGTCCTGACCGCCGAGCACATGTCGAAGATGAAGGACAAGGCGATTGTCGGCAACATCGGCCACTTCGACAACGAGATCGACATGGCGGGGCTCAAGAAGATCCCCGGCATCGAGCGCATCAACATCAAGCCGCAGTACGACGAGTGGCGTTTCCCGGATGGGCACAGCGTGATGGTGCTGGCCGAGGGGCGTCTGCTGAACCTGGGCTGCGCGACGGGTCATCCGAGCTTCGTGATGTCGGCGTCGTTCTCGAACCAGGTGCTGGCCCAGCTCGAGCTGCACCTGCACAACGAGCGCTACGAGAAGAAGGTCTACATGCTGCCGAAGCACCTCGACGAAGAGGTGGCGCGGCTGCATCTGCCGCATCTGGGTGTCCGGCTCACGCAACTGACCAAGGAACAGGCTGATTACATCGGCGTACCGGTCGGCGGGCCGTACAAGCCGGCGCACTACCGGTACTGA
- a CDS encoding VWA domain-containing protein — MRIKNACRAAIVFTGLAICSGPLQGARRQPPSPQKQTPVFKSGVELVAVDVSVVDRNGQPVKGLRPDQFEVTLDGKPRRVASAEFMEFVTAGKSAAAAEAPARRVYSSNEDAAGQPVAPGRLIYLAVDQGSFRTIGAHGAMEAARKFIDRLQRSDRVGLIAFPPPGPWVQASQNHAAARAATEQIIGSADALRSQAFGGRISLTEAIDIRAGDTMVFDLVVRRECGTLTGHLMDGCRNQITMEATGIGQAAAMQVTRSLGGLQAVVRNLAQIRERKTLVLVSAGLPVADRVGTDLQFSGDVTSIARDAAAANLNLYILHIDSSFLDAVSIVDGRGIGGGDSLWREMSMMSTGLELLAGAGGGSLARVVAGADVAFDRVLRETAAAYVLGVEPAEGDRDGKTHQIHVKVNIPGAEARSRAEVTLPGKATTPATPDDALAEILRAPRLATGLPMRVTTHTMAQESGAGLRVFISAEIGEGLSGPVDMHVGYVISDAIGRTFGAVAQKSRLTPRATSKMGSASFLVDGVFKPGNYVLRLAATDAAGRAGSVEHPFTVGLTDGDGIRIGDLLLLDPLRSKEEGVAAVTDGELWGQSVEAYIEFVPKAGQLASSGVTFGIADRPGAALLLSFQVPASRKDAKAPWTAGVHLDLSPLPPGDYIAVATINDAKRQLGRVERPIHIERRAPVPSVSGGVATAAPRVRFSAGESGSLVRAFAREDVLRGDALGFFLARLQDADTTAAGSASIGAASSALRGGKFDDALAALAGADATHLAAPFLKGLALLGKGDLEPAAAQFRASLRLSRDFLPAAFYLGACYAAGGRDREAVGAWQTALVTEADARIVYDVLADALLRLRDAEQAVSILTEARNKWADDDSFVPRLAASKAVLDHGREALALLEPYIARHQTDVDAIFLALRLMYDTHAAGGRVKTAAEDAATAREYAGLYAAAGGAHAALVGRWAGFIARSK; from the coding sequence ATGAGGATCAAGAACGCGTGCAGGGCGGCAATCGTGTTTACCGGACTCGCCATCTGCAGCGGTCCGTTGCAGGGCGCCCGTAGACAGCCTCCGTCGCCGCAGAAACAGACGCCCGTCTTCAAGTCGGGCGTGGAGTTGGTGGCCGTCGACGTGAGCGTGGTCGACAGGAATGGCCAGCCAGTCAAAGGGCTCAGGCCGGATCAATTCGAGGTGACGCTCGACGGCAAACCGCGGCGGGTGGCCTCGGCTGAATTCATGGAGTTCGTCACCGCCGGCAAGTCGGCTGCGGCCGCAGAGGCGCCGGCACGCCGCGTCTACAGCTCAAACGAAGACGCCGCGGGACAGCCGGTGGCGCCAGGCCGGCTGATCTACCTCGCTGTCGATCAGGGCAGTTTTCGCACAATCGGGGCGCATGGCGCGATGGAGGCCGCCCGGAAGTTCATCGATCGATTACAGCGATCCGACCGGGTCGGTCTCATCGCGTTTCCGCCGCCAGGTCCGTGGGTGCAGGCGTCACAGAACCACGCCGCGGCGCGCGCGGCGACCGAGCAGATCATCGGGTCGGCCGACGCCTTGCGATCCCAGGCGTTCGGCGGCCGGATCAGCCTGACAGAGGCCATCGACATCCGTGCCGGGGACACGATGGTGTTTGATCTGGTGGTGCGGCGGGAGTGCGGGACATTGACGGGGCACTTAATGGATGGCTGCAGGAACCAGATCACGATGGAGGCGACCGGCATCGGACAGGCGGCCGCCATGCAGGTGACCAGAAGCCTCGGAGGACTTCAGGCGGTGGTCCGAAATCTGGCACAGATTCGAGAACGCAAGACGCTCGTGCTTGTCAGCGCTGGATTGCCTGTGGCAGACAGAGTGGGCACCGATCTCCAGTTCTCCGGAGATGTCACGTCGATCGCCCGGGACGCGGCTGCGGCCAATCTCAACCTGTACATCTTGCACATCGACTCGAGTTTTCTGGATGCCGTGTCGATTGTGGATGGTCGCGGGATCGGAGGTGGCGACAGCCTGTGGCGCGAAATGAGCATGATGAGCACCGGGCTGGAGCTCCTCGCCGGTGCCGGTGGAGGCTCGCTGGCCCGCGTGGTGGCGGGAGCCGATGTCGCTTTTGATCGCGTGCTGCGCGAAACGGCCGCCGCGTACGTGCTGGGCGTGGAGCCAGCCGAAGGCGACCGCGACGGAAAGACGCATCAGATCCACGTCAAGGTGAACATCCCCGGTGCCGAGGCGAGGAGCCGCGCCGAGGTGACGCTGCCGGGTAAGGCCACGACGCCCGCGACGCCCGACGACGCGCTCGCCGAGATCCTTCGCGCGCCACGACTGGCGACGGGCCTGCCCATGCGCGTGACCACTCACACGATGGCGCAGGAATCGGGTGCGGGTCTTCGCGTGTTCATCAGCGCGGAGATTGGCGAAGGACTCAGCGGTCCGGTCGACATGCACGTCGGCTACGTCATCTCGGACGCGATCGGCCGCACCTTCGGTGCCGTCGCGCAGAAGTCCCGGCTGACGCCAAGAGCGACCAGCAAAATGGGATCGGCGTCGTTCCTCGTGGATGGCGTGTTCAAGCCTGGCAACTACGTTCTCCGCCTCGCGGCGACTGATGCGGCCGGACGGGCCGGAAGCGTCGAGCATCCGTTTACCGTTGGGCTCACTGACGGAGACGGCATCCGGATCGGGGACCTCCTGCTGCTCGATCCCCTGCGCAGCAAGGAAGAAGGTGTCGCGGCCGTGACCGACGGTGAGCTCTGGGGTCAGAGCGTCGAGGCATACATCGAGTTCGTGCCGAAGGCTGGTCAATTGGCGTCGAGCGGCGTGACGTTTGGCATTGCCGATCGTCCCGGTGCCGCACTCCTCCTGTCGTTCCAGGTCCCCGCATCGCGGAAAGACGCGAAGGCACCATGGACGGCAGGCGTGCACCTCGATCTGAGTCCTCTGCCACCCGGAGACTACATCGCGGTGGCCACGATCAATGATGCAAAGCGCCAGCTCGGCCGCGTCGAGCGGCCAATCCACATCGAGCGCCGGGCCCCAGTTCCTTCCGTATCTGGAGGTGTCGCGACCGCGGCGCCGAGAGTGCGTTTCTCTGCCGGCGAATCAGGCAGTCTTGTCCGCGCCTTTGCCCGCGAGGATGTCCTGCGCGGCGACGCGCTCGGCTTCTTCCTGGCGCGTCTCCAGGATGCCGACACCACCGCGGCCGGGTCGGCGTCGATCGGTGCGGCCTCCAGCGCACTGCGGGGAGGGAAGTTTGATGACGCCCTCGCCGCGCTGGCTGGCGCTGACGCCACGCATCTGGCGGCGCCCTTCCTGAAGGGACTGGCGCTGTTGGGCAAGGGCGACCTGGAGCCGGCGGCCGCGCAGTTCCGCGCGTCGCTGCGCCTCTCGCGAGATTTCCTCCCCGCCGCGTTCTATCTCGGCGCCTGCTATGCCGCCGGAGGGCGCGATCGCGAAGCCGTAGGTGCATGGCAGACCGCACTGGTCACCGAAGCCGACGCGCGCATCGTCTACGACGTGCTGGCCGACGCCCTGCTGCGCCTGCGTGACGCCGAGCAGGCCGTGAGCATCCTGACCGAGGCTCGCAACAAGTGGGCCGACGACGATTCGTTCGTGCCGCGATTGGCCGCCTCGAAGGCGGTACTCGATCACGGGCGGGAGGCGCTCGCGCTGCTCGAGCCGTACATCGCACGGCACCAGACTGACGTCGACGCGATCTTTCTGGCGCTGCGCCTGATGTACGATACCCATGCGGCCGGAGGCCGTGTCAAGACGGCTGCCGAAGACGCCGCAACCGCGCGTGAGTACGCCGGGCTGTACGCAGCAGCCGGCGGCGCCCACGCGGCGCTGGTTGGTCGGTGGGCGGGTTTCATCGCCCGAAGCAAATAA
- a CDS encoding MFS transporter, whose amino-acid sequence MSSPASALTALRHRNFRLLWIGQVISFSGSMMQTAAILWHVSLLAPPGHKGLALGTVGLVRFLPVVLFSMVSGVVADVYDRRRVMLITQSLMAVLAAILGVLAWTGLQSIWPIYLLAGLTAIAGSFDGPSRQALVPNLVPRSDLANAISLNTIMFQIAAVVGGPAFAGAMLLGDIAWAYWLNALSFLFVIAALLMMRGVQGRGTRDGHARIEMSLRAAMDGLRFVFSQPLIRSSMLLDFFATFFASANTLLPIFAQDILIVGVHGYGWLYAAQSVGALVASAAMVRLVDRIDRRGIVMLWSVASFGVATIAFGLTRSFWMMFICLALTGATDTVSTVFRNVIRQMETPDHMRGRMVGVNMVFFMGGPQLGEVEAGLVANLFGAPFSVVTGGIGCVLATVWIAARTPALRHYRRESSRTV is encoded by the coding sequence GTGAGTTCACCGGCTTCCGCGCTCACCGCGCTCAGGCATCGCAACTTCCGACTGCTGTGGATCGGGCAGGTCATCTCCTTCTCCGGTTCGATGATGCAGACGGCGGCCATCTTGTGGCACGTCTCGCTGCTGGCGCCGCCCGGCCACAAGGGCCTCGCGCTCGGCACGGTCGGCCTGGTCCGGTTCCTCCCGGTTGTGCTGTTTTCGATGGTGAGCGGCGTGGTGGCCGATGTTTACGATCGGCGCCGCGTCATGCTCATCACGCAGAGCCTGATGGCAGTGCTCGCGGCCATCCTCGGCGTGTTGGCCTGGACGGGACTCCAGAGCATCTGGCCGATTTACCTGCTGGCGGGCCTCACCGCCATCGCGGGATCGTTTGATGGTCCGTCGCGTCAGGCGCTGGTGCCGAATCTCGTGCCGCGCAGCGACCTGGCCAACGCGATCAGCCTGAACACGATCATGTTTCAGATTGCCGCGGTGGTCGGCGGCCCCGCGTTCGCCGGTGCCATGCTCCTCGGTGACATCGCCTGGGCATACTGGCTCAACGCGCTCTCGTTTCTCTTTGTGATCGCGGCGTTGCTGATGATGCGCGGCGTCCAGGGCCGCGGCACGCGCGACGGGCACGCGCGGATCGAGATGAGCCTGCGCGCGGCGATGGACGGCCTGCGCTTCGTCTTCTCGCAGCCGCTCATCCGGTCGTCGATGCTACTGGACTTTTTCGCGACCTTCTTCGCCTCGGCCAACACGCTGCTGCCCATCTTCGCGCAGGACATCCTCATCGTCGGGGTGCACGGGTACGGCTGGTTGTACGCGGCGCAGTCGGTGGGCGCGCTGGTGGCCAGCGCGGCCATGGTGCGGCTGGTCGACCGGATCGATCGGCGCGGCATTGTGATGCTGTGGTCGGTGGCGAGCTTCGGCGTGGCCACCATCGCGTTCGGGCTGACGCGGTCGTTCTGGATGATGTTCATCTGTCTCGCGCTGACCGGCGCGACCGACACGGTCAGCACGGTGTTTCGCAACGTGATCCGGCAGATGGAGACGCCCGACCACATGCGGGGCCGCATGGTCGGCGTCAACATGGTGTTCTTCATGGGCGGCCCGCAACTTGGCGAAGTCGAGGCCGGTCTGGTCGCCAACCTGTTTGGCGCGCCCTTCTCGGTCGTGACGGGCGGCATCGGGTGTGTGCTGGCCACGGTCTGGATCGCGGCACGCACGCCGGCGCTGCGCCACTACCGGCGCGAGTCGTCGCGGACGGTCTGA
- the pepF gene encoding oligoendopeptidase F: MQPVLPAARAAQSYGASGAIAGRPFLRPQTRDRAAIPDRFKWDLEPIFASWEDWQAAYDRLERDVDEFACRRGSLGQGAESLLAAYRALDALGTLAYRVWYFPSLRHDEDQRDNQVSARHQQVQILMAKWQQATSWFNPELLAIPIETVRGWMQADANLALYRFAIENMYRQQEHVLDEAGERLMSLAGRFEAAPSDAYASLSTADARFPEITLSDGRTVTVSYGEYRSILETSRQQTDRAAAFRAYLGTFDAARNTYAALYNGVCQRDWFQARARGYRSTLDAALHGNNIPPAVVETLIAVAREHTQGVRRYHRLRKRILGLDRYFTYDSTVPLIAFTRAYDYDEARRWVVESVAPLGEAYQAEVRRSFEAGCIDVYENEGKRSGAYSAPVYGVHPYMLLNHNDTLDAVFTLAHEMGHSIHTVLAHRHQPFVYSDYTIFVAEVPSTLNEALLLEYLLAQSADPRERIVLLQHAIDNIAGTFFAQSLFADYELRAHALVEQDHPITADVLCGIYGQLMAEYYGDTFDDEPLVQATWARVPHFYSTPYYVYQYATCFASAAHLVRGIVDGEGAGREAAVARYLDLLKAGGNDYPMEQLRQAGVDLSRPETVRAVVVQFEQLVDRLERELDALT, encoded by the coding sequence CTGCAACCGGTTCTTCCGGCAGCGCGAGCGGCGCAATCCTACGGCGCCTCAGGCGCGATAGCGGGGAGGCCGTTTCTGAGACCCCAAACCCGAGACCGCGCCGCGATCCCGGACCGCTTCAAGTGGGATCTGGAGCCGATCTTCGCCTCGTGGGAAGACTGGCAGGCGGCCTACGACCGCCTCGAGCGCGACGTCGACGAGTTTGCCTGCCGTCGCGGATCGCTCGGGCAGGGGGCCGAGTCGCTGCTCGCGGCGTACCGCGCCCTCGACGCGCTGGGCACGCTGGCGTATCGCGTCTGGTATTTCCCGTCCCTTCGTCATGACGAGGATCAGCGCGACAACCAGGTGAGCGCCCGCCACCAGCAGGTCCAGATCCTGATGGCGAAGTGGCAGCAGGCCACCTCCTGGTTCAATCCCGAACTGCTGGCGATTCCAATCGAGACCGTGCGCGGGTGGATGCAGGCTGACGCCAATCTCGCGCTGTACCGCTTCGCGATCGAGAACATGTACCGCCAGCAGGAGCACGTGCTCGATGAGGCGGGCGAGCGGCTGATGTCGCTGGCCGGGCGGTTCGAGGCCGCGCCGTCCGACGCGTACGCCTCGCTCTCGACGGCGGACGCCAGGTTCCCCGAGATCACGCTGAGCGACGGCCGCACGGTGACGGTGTCGTACGGCGAGTACCGATCCATTCTCGAGACGTCCCGCCAACAGACGGATCGGGCCGCGGCGTTTCGCGCCTATCTCGGCACCTTCGACGCGGCGCGCAACACGTATGCCGCGCTCTACAACGGCGTCTGCCAGCGGGACTGGTTTCAGGCGCGGGCGCGCGGCTATCGGTCCACGCTCGATGCGGCGCTCCACGGCAACAACATCCCGCCGGCGGTGGTCGAGACGCTGATTGCCGTCGCACGCGAGCACACGCAGGGGGTGCGCCGCTACCACCGGCTGCGCAAACGCATCCTCGGGCTCGATCGGTACTTCACGTATGACAGCACAGTGCCCCTGATCGCATTCACGCGCGCCTACGATTACGACGAGGCACGTCGCTGGGTCGTCGAGTCGGTCGCGCCGCTGGGCGAGGCGTACCAGGCCGAGGTGCGGCGCAGCTTCGAAGCGGGCTGCATCGATGTCTACGAGAACGAGGGAAAGCGCAGCGGGGCATACTCAGCGCCGGTGTACGGCGTGCATCCCTACATGCTGTTGAACCACAACGATACGCTCGATGCCGTCTTTACGCTGGCGCACGAGATGGGACACAGCATCCACACCGTGCTTGCGCATCGGCACCAGCCGTTCGTCTACTCCGACTATACGATTTTCGTGGCCGAGGTGCCGTCCACGCTGAATGAGGCGCTGCTGCTCGAGTACCTGCTGGCGCAAAGCGCCGACCCGCGCGAGCGGATCGTCCTGCTGCAGCATGCGATCGACAACATCGCGGGGACCTTCTTCGCACAGTCGCTGTTCGCGGACTACGAACTGCGCGCGCACGCCCTGGTGGAGCAGGACCATCCCATCACCGCCGACGTCCTCTGCGGGATCTATGGCCAGTTGATGGCTGAGTACTACGGCGACACGTTCGATGACGAGCCGCTGGTTCAGGCGACTTGGGCGCGCGTCCCGCACTTCTACAGCACCCCGTACTACGTCTACCAGTACGCCACCTGCTTCGCCTCGGCAGCGCACCTGGTGCGCGGCATCGTCGACGGCGAGGGTGCTGGCCGCGAGGCGGCCGTCGCACGTTATCTCGATCTGCTCAAGGCCGGCGGCAACGACTATCCGATGGAGCAGTTGCGCCAGGCGGGTGTCGACCTGAGCCGGCCGGAGACCGTCAGGGCTGTGGTCGTCCAGTTCGAGCAACTGGTGGACCGGCTCGAGCGGGAACTCGATGCGCTCACGTAG